Proteins encoded by one window of Primulina huaijiensis isolate GDHJ02 chromosome 1, ASM1229523v2, whole genome shotgun sequence:
- the LOC140972498 gene encoding GTPase-activating protein gyp7-like, whose product MDGAYNSKHSSLNEPEEGEILYSKDNVAIHPTRNASERIRGRLKMIKQGNSVFMTWVPYKGQSSKGRLSEQDKNLYSIKAVPFSDIRSIRRHTPTLAWQYVIIVMSSGLAFPPLYFYSGGVRQFLATIKQHVFLVRSAEDANVFLVNDFQNPLQRTLSSLELPRAVPVSSVTSPTLLANELPSSDDHEKDASNKSFGSSFRENDRLRRKHHDPARDLSIQVLEKFSLVTRFARETTSQLFRDGHIDGFFPIEERKGDQSSKEYHPSTSDDSEKVPEVSVSSDPREKTFSRKQSFGEEAATNVGIFELINVKEVDKLSLVWGKPRQPPLR is encoded by the exons ATGGATGGGGCATACAACAGTAAACACAGCTCATTGAACGAGCCTGAGGAAGGGGAAATCTTGTATTCGAAGGATAACGTGGCAATCCATCCTACTCGGAATGCTTCAGAGAGAATCAGAGGTCGGTTGAAGATGATTAAGCAAGGGAATTCTGTTTTTATG ACATGGGTTCCTTACAAAGGGCAAAGCTCGAAGGGTAGGTTGTCTGAGCAAG ATAAAAATCTATATTCCATTAAGGCAGTGCCGTTTTCAGATATTCGGTCAATACGTAGACACACCCCAACACTGGCTTGGCAATATGTCATAATTGTTATGTCATCAG GACTAGCTTTTCCTCCCCTATACTTCTATAGTGGTGGAGTGAGACAATTTCTTGCAACCATTAAGCAGCATGTTTTTCTTGTGAG GTCAGCTGAAGATGCCAATGTTTTTCTTGTGAATGATTTTCAAAATCCTCTCCAG AGAACTCTGTCTTCGTTGGAACTTCCTAGGGCTGTTCCTGTTTCAAGTGTCACGTCCCCAACTCTTTTGGCTAATGAACTTCCCTCTAGTGATGATCATGAAAAGGATGCTTCTAATAAAAGCTTTGGTAGTAGTTTTCGGGAAAATGACAGGTTGAGACGGAAACATCATGATCCTGCTCGGGATCTATCAATTCAAGTGCTGGAGAAGTTCTCACTCGTTACCAGATTTGCTCGAGAAACAACTTCCCAGCTCTTTCGGGATGGCCATATTGATGGATTTTTTCCTATTGAAGAGAGGAAGGGTGATCAGTCTTCTAAGGAGTATCACCCCAGCACATCTGATGATTCTGAAAAAGTTCCTGAAGTGTCTGTATCATCTGATCCACGAGAG AAAACCTTTTCTAGGAAACAATCTTTTGGTGAAGAAGCAGCCACCAATGTGGGAATATTTGAGCTTATCAATGTTAAGGAG
- the LOC140984385 gene encoding uncharacterized protein, producing MASKLHQVQAKACQVSQFVAKNGTTYYKQLLEQNKQNIVEPSTVEKCNELSKQLFYTRLASIPGRTESFWKEFDYVKNMWKHRQELKVEDAGIAALFGLECFAWFCAGEIIGRGFTFTGYYP from the exons ATGGCATCCAAGTTACATCAAGTGCAAGCCAAGGCTTGCCAAGTGTCACAATTCGTGGCCAAGAATGGAACCACCTACTACAAGCAGTTGTTGGAGCAGAACAAACAAAACATTGTGGAGCCGTCAACTGTGGAGAAATGTAATGAGCTATCCAAGCAGTTGTTTTACACTCGTCTTGCCAG CATCCCAGGTCGTACAGAGTCGTTCTGGAAGGAATTTGATTATGTCAAGAATATGTGGAAGCACAGGCAAGAGTTGAAGGTTGAGGATGCTGGCATTGCAGCTTTATTTGGGCTCGAGTGTTTTGCATGGTTCTGTGCCGGTGAGATTATCGGACGGGGCTTCACATTTACTGGTTACTACCCCTGA